Part of the Geobacter pickeringii genome, GCCATCCTCTCCCATACCCGCAAGATGGTCTTCATGGAGGACGGCGAGATGGTCGTCTTCCGCAACGGCACCCCCACCTTCTCCACCGTGGCCGGCGCCCCCCTCGACAAACAGGCGCGCCACATCGACTGGTCCCCCCTCATGGCGGAAAAAGGGGGGTACAAGCACTTCATGCTCAAGGAGATCTTCGAGCAGCCCCGGGCGGTGCAGGACACCATCACCGGCCGGCTCCTGGAGGAGCAGGGGGACGTGCGGCTGGAGGAGATGAAGCTCTCCGATGCCGAACTGCGGGGAATCAGCCGGATCTGCATCGTTGCCTGCGGCACCTCGTGGCACTCGGCCCTGGTGGGCAAGTTCCTCATGGAGGAGCACTGCCGCATCCCGGTGGAGGTGGACATCGCCTCCGAGTTCCGCTACCGCAACCCGGTCATCGACGACACGACCCTGCTCCTGGTCATCTCCCAGTCGGGCGAGACCGCCGACACCCTGGCGGCGCTCCGGGAGGCCAAGGCGCGGGGGGCCAAGACCGTCGCCATCTGCAACGTGGTCGACTCCTCCATCGCCCGGGAGGCCCACGGTGTTCTCTACACCCATGCCGGCCCGGAGATCGGGGTCGCCTCCACCAAGGCCTTCGTCACCCAGCTGGTGGCCCTCTACCTCTTCACCATCCGGCTCGGCCGGGCCGTCGGCACCATCGACCAGGCGACGGGTCGGGCCATGATCGCCGCCCTGGTCAAGGTGCCTGGGCTGCTGGAAAAGGCCCTGGAAACCAATGAGCAGGTGGAGAAGATCGCCCGCCGCTACGTGAACGCCCGGGACTTCCTCTACCTCGGCCGCGGCATGAACTACCCCATCGCCCTGGAAGGGGCCCTCAAGCTCAAGGAAATCTCCTACATCCACGCCGAGGGGTACCCCGCCGGCGAGATGAAGCACGGCCCCATCGCCCTCATCGACGAGGAGATGCCGGTGGTGGTGCTCGTCCCGAAAAACAGCACCTACGAGAAGGTCCTCTCCAACATGGAGGAGGTCATCGCCCGGGGGGGGCGCGTCATCGCCATCTGCTCCGCCGGCGACGACGAGATCGCCAAAAAGGCCGAGGTCACCCTGGAAGTGCCGACCGACGGCGAGGAGCTGGCGCCGATCCTCCTCTCCGTGCCGCTCCAGCTCCTGGCCTACCATGTGGCGGTCCTCAAGGGGACCGACGTGGATCAGCCGAGGAACCTGGCGAAAAGCGTCACCGTCGAATAGTCGCCTTTCATCTCGGCGAAATAAAAACGCCCGCATCCGCGGGCTTTTTTATTGGAGGCGACGGAGAGGCGGGCCGCGTTACGGCGTCCCCTCCTCCAGCAGATCGTTGGGCCCCTTGCGCAGGATGTTGTAGGCAAGATTGGTGAACCGGCGCCCCGGGTTGCGCAGGACGCGGGTGGCGACGGCGCGCCAGCTGTACGCTTCCCGCCGGGCTTCGAGCCAGCCGCGGTGGAGCCGTTCGGGAGACATGAGCCGCGGCCGGAAAACCACGCTGGAGTGGTCGTAGCGGGACCAGTCGGTGGTCAGGAGCCGCCCTTCCTCCTGGAACTGGCGGAAGAGGGCCGTGCCGGGGTACGGGGTGAGGATGTGGAAGGTGGGAACGCTGGGGGAGCACTCCTCCAGGAAGCGGACCGTGGTCTCGAAGACGCTCTCGTCGTGGTCGTCGAAGCCGAAGATGATGGAGGTCTCCAGGATGATCCCGGCGTCGCGGACCCGTTTCATGAGATCCGCCGGGGTGTGCTTGGAGCCGGATTTGGCCATGTTGGCGTGGGTGCCGGTCACCGACTCAATCCCGACAAAGAGGCCGATGCACCCTGACTCCGCCACCAGCTTCAGGAGTTCCGGGTCCTCGGCGAAGCGGAGGTTCGTCTGGGAGCCCCAGCGGACGTTCATCTCCGCCAGCCCCCGCAGGATCGGCCGCGCCTTGGCCGGGTCACCCAAGAGGTTGTCGTCGAGGAAGACCACGAGTTTACGGTTGAAGGAGCGGATCTCGGCCAGGATATCCGCCGGGTCGCGGTAGCGGAAGCTGCGGCCGAAGTAGGGGGTCACGGTGCAGAAGGAGCAGTCGTAGGGGCACCCCCGGCTCGCCTGCACCGTCTGGGTGGTGAGGTAGCGCCGGCCGGCCAGGATCTCCCGCCGGGGCCAGGGGGCGGTAAGGAGGTCGCCCGTGGGGACCGGCGCCCGGTAAACCGGTCGGAGCCGCCCCGCCAGGAGGTCGTCCAGGAGCTCCCCCCAGACCGGCTCGGCCTCGCCCACCACCACGGCGTCGGCGTGCTGCAGCGCCTCATCGGGGAGGACCGTGGGGTGGATGCCACCGAGGACCACCGGCACTCCCCGCCCCCGGAAGCGGTCAGCGATCTCGTAGGCCCGGGTCGCCTGGTGGGTCATGGCGGTGATCCCCACGAGGTCGAAGGCACCGTTAAAGGGGACCTCGTCGTGGACCTCGTCGGCCAAGATCACTTCCCAGGATTCAGGCGTGGCCGCGGCCACCATCTGGAGCGAATGGGAGGGGAGCTGGAAATAGCGCGCCCACCCGAGCTTGTGGGTGGCCGGATAGATCAGCAGCAGCCGGGGGGATGCGGACATCAGGCTGCCCCGTGCCGCGCCCCGGTGCCGAAATCGACCAGCGGCTCCGTGGTCCGGGGGCGGCTCTTCTCGTACTCCCGCAGGTAGGCGTCGGGCTTCATCATCCGCTGGGTCCGCCAGAGGACCCGGGCGATGTAGGGGATCTGGGAGGGGCGGACCTGCTTCATCCAGTCGACGAGGCTCTTCTCGCCGGAGGTGTTGAGGATGGAGCGGCGCCAGGTCTCGGCGTAGAGCTCGAAGAAGCGCCGGGCCCCCACCCGCGGCTCCCAGAGGAGGTGGTGCATGTCGAAGTTGGACCAGGGCTGGCGGGCGATGCGCGGGGCCATCTCCCGGAAGAAGTCGGTGCCGGGGAGCGGCGTGAGCACCGTGAAACCGGCCCGCTGCAGGCCGTAGCGGGCCACGAACTCCCAGAGATCGCGGAAGTCGTCCTCATCCCAGTCGGGGTCGATGAGGAAGTTGCCGTTGATCCCGTAGCGGAGTTCCCGGGCAAGCCGCACCCCCTCCACGCTCTCGGCCACGCCGGAGTCCTTGGTGAGACCCGCGAGCCCCTTGTCGGTGGCCGCCTCCAGGCCGAGAAAGATGTCGAAGTCCTTCGCCAGGGGGCG contains:
- the glmS gene encoding glutamine--fructose-6-phosphate transaminase (isomerizing), which encodes MCGIVGYIGAQEATPIILDGLKRLEYRGYDSAGICTIQDNMADKRRSEGKLFNLEKLLRDTPLAGHIGIGHTRWATHGRPSERNAHPHQAGSIIVVHNGIIENYLELKERLAATGREFKSDTDTEVISHLIDEKLSGGADFEQAVRSALAEVRGAYALCILCEREPDVLIAAKQGSPMVIGLGEGEFFVASDIPAILSHTRKMVFMEDGEMVVFRNGTPTFSTVAGAPLDKQARHIDWSPLMAEKGGYKHFMLKEIFEQPRAVQDTITGRLLEEQGDVRLEEMKLSDAELRGISRICIVACGTSWHSALVGKFLMEEHCRIPVEVDIASEFRYRNPVIDDTTLLLVISQSGETADTLAALREAKARGAKTVAICNVVDSSIAREAHGVLYTHAGPEIGVASTKAFVTQLVALYLFTIRLGRAVGTIDQATGRAMIAALVKVPGLLEKALETNEQVEKIARRYVNARDFLYLGRGMNYPIALEGALKLKEISYIHAEGYPAGEMKHGPIALIDEEMPVVVLVPKNSTYEKVLSNMEEVIARGGRVIAICSAGDDEIAKKAEVTLEVPTDGEELAPILLSVPLQLLAYHVAVLKGTDVDQPRNLAKSVTVE
- a CDS encoding B12-binding domain-containing radical SAM protein — protein: MSASPRLLLIYPATHKLGWARYFQLPSHSLQMVAAATPESWEVILADEVHDEVPFNGAFDLVGITAMTHQATRAYEIADRFRGRGVPVVLGGIHPTVLPDEALQHADAVVVGEAEPVWGELLDDLLAGRLRPVYRAPVPTGDLLTAPWPRREILAGRRYLTTQTVQASRGCPYDCSFCTVTPYFGRSFRYRDPADILAEIRSFNRKLVVFLDDNLLGDPAKARPILRGLAEMNVRWGSQTNLRFAEDPELLKLVAESGCIGLFVGIESVTGTHANMAKSGSKHTPADLMKRVRDAGIILETSIIFGFDDHDESVFETTVRFLEECSPSVPTFHILTPYPGTALFRQFQEEGRLLTTDWSRYDHSSVVFRPRLMSPERLHRGWLEARREAYSWRAVATRVLRNPGRRFTNLAYNILRKGPNDLLEEGTP